In Pedobacter sp. SL55, the following proteins share a genomic window:
- a CDS encoding glycoside hydrolase family 15 protein encodes MTATHLYQTGIIGNCSYIAHIHKNTNISWLCWPRFDSSFVFGAMLDEQKGGRCTILPTTEYSSQQYYIENTNVLRTEITAADGKYRITDFAPRFHLHERYFKPLMLVRKIEPLEGTPRIKVACEPVCDYGKGKMRSALGSNHIDYFGCEEDMRLTTNVSLNYILDEQDFVLNDPKYLIFTYGYNLEAPIVATAEDFLRETVAYWRMWIKHSSIAGFHQPLVIRSALVLKIHQYEDTGSIIAASTTSLPESPGSTRNWDYRYCWLRDSFYVLTSLNHIGHFEEMEKYFNYISDITFDTDKRYQPLYGITGKRDIVEETLDHLTGYLGEKPIRIGNQAYEHIQNDINGQVLISMLPLYTDHRFVFSERGDSVRWIDGVLTKIEMTIDEKDAGIWEFRNIANTHCYSNLFQWAGANAALKMAKTIGNSSLEERAKVLIAKAAAHIEACYDEERKVYTNAVGSKHLDASTLQLIMMNYLDPSSQRAKDHLIGLEKELKTEDGLFYRYVHADDFGKPKTTFLICAFWYVEALACVGRLDEAVEAFENIIKYCNHLLLFSEDVDAKTGSQWGNFPQAYSHVGLMNAAYRIAKKLDKPVFL; translated from the coding sequence ATGACAGCTACACATTTATATCAAACAGGAATTATTGGAAACTGCTCTTACATCGCTCACATCCATAAAAACACAAACATCAGCTGGCTTTGCTGGCCAAGGTTCGATAGTTCTTTTGTTTTCGGCGCCATGCTCGACGAGCAAAAAGGTGGAAGATGTACCATTTTGCCAACTACCGAATACAGCTCGCAACAATATTACATTGAGAACACCAATGTATTAAGAACAGAAATTACCGCTGCTGATGGCAAATACCGAATTACCGATTTTGCCCCTCGGTTTCACTTGCATGAGCGCTATTTTAAGCCTTTAATGTTGGTTAGAAAAATAGAACCTTTAGAAGGAACTCCGCGAATTAAAGTGGCCTGCGAACCCGTTTGCGATTATGGTAAAGGTAAAATGAGGTCTGCCTTAGGTAGCAACCATATCGATTATTTTGGTTGCGAAGAAGATATGCGCTTAACCACCAACGTGTCGTTAAACTATATTTTAGATGAGCAAGATTTTGTGCTAAATGATCCAAAATATTTGATTTTTACCTACGGCTATAATTTAGAAGCTCCAATAGTAGCTACCGCTGAGGACTTTTTAAGAGAAACCGTTGCTTATTGGCGAATGTGGATCAAGCATTCTTCTATCGCGGGTTTTCATCAGCCTTTGGTTATCCGCTCTGCGCTGGTTTTAAAAATTCATCAATATGAAGATACTGGATCTATCATAGCGGCCAGTACTACAAGCTTGCCCGAATCGCCAGGCAGTACACGTAACTGGGATTATAGATATTGCTGGTTGCGAGACTCTTTCTATGTGCTTACTTCCCTTAACCATATTGGGCATTTTGAGGAAATGGAGAAGTATTTCAATTACATCTCGGATATTACTTTTGATACGGATAAGCGTTACCAGCCTTTGTATGGCATTACTGGGAAACGCGATATTGTAGAAGAAACTTTAGATCATTTGACGGGTTATTTAGGAGAAAAACCAATTAGAATTGGAAACCAGGCTTACGAGCATATTCAAAATGACATTAACGGACAAGTGCTCATTTCAATGTTGCCACTCTACACAGACCACCGCTTTGTTTTTTCGGAAAGAGGAGATTCTGTAAGATGGATAGATGGCGTTTTAACTAAAATTGAAATGACTATTGATGAAAAAGATGCTGGTATTTGGGAGTTTAGAAACATTGCCAATACGCATTGTTATAGTAATTTGTTTCAGTGGGCAGGTGCTAATGCAGCTTTAAAAATGGCTAAAACCATTGGTAACAGTTCGTTAGAAGAGCGAGCTAAAGTATTGATAGCTAAAGCTGCAGCGCACATAGAAGCTTGCTACGATGAAGAACGGAAAGTTTATACCAATGCTGTTGGAAGCAAGCATTTAGATGCCAGTACACTGCAACTCATCATGATGAATTATTTAGATCCTTCGTCGCAGCGAGCCAAAGACCATCTAATTGGTTTAGAAAAAGAATTGAAAACCGAGGATGGGTTGTTTTATCGCTATGTACATGCAGATGATTTTGGAAAGCCAAAAACTACCTTCTTAATTTGTGCTTTTTGGTACGTAGAAGCCTTGGCTTGTGTGGGCAGATTAGATGAAGCGGTTGAAGCTTTTGAAAATATCATTAAATATTGCAACCATTTGTTATTGTTTAGCGAAGATGTAGATGCTAAAACGGGCAGTCAGTGGGGTAATTTTCCGCAGGCTTATAGCCATGTGGGTTTAATGAATGCAGCCTATCGGATTGCAAAGAAATTAGATAAGCCTGTGTTTTTATAG
- the otsB gene encoding trehalose-phosphatase — protein MQLMRALVSKFNVKRWVSNFLSRMDDTKLLQHSLKTKHAVNKVRQGIINRYTSTRNRIIFLDYDGTLVGFKGNIDDASPDEELITLLKELNKDPHNKVVIISGRKHETLQSWFGDLNLGIIAEHGAWQKKPNDEWHSLPMLNDHWKNEITSILNTYTDRTPGSFIEEKSFSLVWHYRKSESGLGELRANEIINNLRVLAADKGLQIMPGNKVIEFRNMEVNKGKAALNWMHETEYDFILAMGDDHTDEDIFKAMPNSGITIKVGSEVSEAKFYLNDHKEVRELLRSILAESKQLSL, from the coding sequence ATGCAACTGATGCGGGCCTTGGTAAGTAAATTTAACGTAAAACGATGGGTAAGCAACTTTTTAAGCCGTATGGACGACACCAAATTGCTGCAGCATTCGCTAAAGACCAAACATGCCGTAAACAAAGTAAGGCAAGGCATCATTAACAGATACACCTCTACCCGAAACCGTATTATTTTTCTAGATTACGATGGTACTTTGGTGGGTTTTAAAGGTAATATAGATGATGCCAGTCCTGATGAAGAATTAATAACACTATTGAAAGAGCTGAATAAAGATCCTCACAACAAAGTAGTAATTATAAGTGGCAGAAAACACGAAACCCTACAAAGCTGGTTTGGAGACTTAAACCTTGGTATTATTGCTGAACACGGCGCTTGGCAAAAAAAACCTAACGATGAATGGCATTCGCTACCGATGTTAAACGACCATTGGAAAAACGAGATTACCAGTATTTTGAACACTTATACAGACCGCACCCCGGGATCATTTATCGAAGAAAAAAGTTTTTCTTTGGTTTGGCATTACCGCAAATCTGAAAGTGGTTTAGGCGAGCTTAGAGCTAATGAGATCATCAACAACTTACGCGTTTTAGCCGCCGATAAAGGCTTGCAGATTATGCCTGGCAATAAGGTTATAGAGTTTAGAAACATGGAAGTAAATAAGGGTAAAGCCGCTTTAAATTGGATGCACGAAACGGAGTATGATTTTATTTTAGCCATGGGCGATGACCATACCGATGAAGACATTTTTAAGGCTATGCCAAATAGCGGAATTACGATCAAGGTAGGCAGCGAGGTATCAGAAGCGAAGTTCTACTTGAACGACCATAAGGAAGTGAGGGAGTTGTTGAGATCGATATTGGCAGAGAGCAAACAACTCTCATTATAA
- a CDS encoding alpha,alpha-trehalose-phosphate synthase (UDP-forming), whose amino-acid sequence MSRTIIISNRLPVKISKNKGKYVLKKSEGGLATGLGDVYKSGSMLWVGWPGIDIPEKDQPEIAKQLATLNLIPVFLTQEEINLFYEGFSNEVLWPVFHYLVTYARFEQAYWDSYVTVNEKFAAATQNAFNEGDKIWIQDYQLLCLPSLLRERLTDTTIGFFQHIPFPSFEIFRLIPWRDKLIEGMLGADLIGFHTYDDVRHFLSAASRLTPVTFSSNVISKNNRQIIVEPFPMGIDYDKFEKLPLQRQVLAEIDNFNSEKSGRIALSIDRLDYSKGILERIRAFELLLQLNPKFIGEISLFMIVVPSRDTVPQYKELKEKIDQLVGNINAKYRTLDWVPINYFYRSFPIETLSAMYSVADICLVTPMRDGMNLVSKEYVASRRDDTGVLILSEMAGASKELNDAIIVNPNNIGDIMNAIVEALTMPVEEQKEECN is encoded by the coding sequence ATGAGCAGAACAATTATTATTTCGAATAGACTACCCGTAAAAATCAGTAAAAACAAGGGAAAATACGTTTTAAAGAAGAGCGAGGGCGGATTAGCTACTGGACTTGGCGACGTTTACAAAAGCGGCAGTATGCTTTGGGTGGGTTGGCCCGGCATAGATATTCCCGAAAAAGACCAACCAGAAATTGCAAAGCAATTAGCAACACTAAATTTAATACCAGTATTTTTAACGCAAGAAGAAATTAATCTTTTCTACGAAGGTTTCTCTAACGAAGTGTTGTGGCCAGTTTTTCATTACTTGGTTACCTACGCCCGCTTTGAACAAGCCTATTGGGACAGTTATGTTACTGTAAATGAAAAATTTGCAGCGGCAACACAAAATGCTTTTAACGAAGGCGATAAAATATGGATACAAGATTACCAACTTTTGTGCCTACCGTCGTTATTAAGAGAGCGCCTAACAGATACTACTATCGGATTTTTTCAACATATTCCCTTTCCATCTTTCGAGATTTTCAGACTAATTCCGTGGCGAGATAAATTAATTGAAGGAATGTTGGGTGCAGATTTAATTGGTTTTCATACTTATGATGATGTTCGCCATTTTTTAAGTGCTGCCTCTAGGCTTACCCCGGTTACTTTCTCGTCAAATGTAATTTCTAAAAATAACCGTCAAATTATTGTAGAACCTTTCCCCATGGGTATAGATTACGATAAATTTGAGAAGCTACCGTTACAACGACAGGTATTGGCAGAAATAGACAACTTTAATAGCGAAAAAAGTGGTAGAATTGCACTATCTATCGATAGACTGGATTACAGTAAAGGTATTTTAGAACGTATTAGGGCTTTCGAATTACTGCTACAGTTGAACCCAAAATTTATCGGAGAAATCAGTTTATTCATGATTGTGGTGCCATCTAGAGATACTGTGCCACAATACAAGGAACTCAAAGAGAAAATCGACCAGTTGGTGGGTAATATCAACGCAAAATATAGAACCTTAGACTGGGTGCCGATTAATTATTTCTACCGCTCTTTTCCTATAGAAACACTTTCGGCGATGTATAGCGTAGCTGATATTTGCTTGGTAACACCAATGAGAGATGGCATGAACTTGGTAAGTAAGGAATACGTGGCCAGCAGAAGAGACGACACAGGTGTATTGATTTTAAGCGAAATGGCCGGTGCTTCTAAAGAGCTTAACGATGCCATTATTGTGAACCCTAACAACATTGGCGATATTATGAACGCGATTGTAGAAGCTTTGACCATGCCTGTAGAAGAACAAAAAGAAGAATGCAACTGA
- a CDS encoding helical backbone metal receptor: MQKSFTDHLGNAITINYPPKRIISIVPSQTELLFDLGLDEEVVGITKFCIHPIEKFASKAKVGGTKKLQIEKIRDLKPDLIIGNKEENSKAYIELLQQEFPVWMSDIYNLEDAMQTITDIGALVDRQPEATYLNHLINAGFRDLQTLAVEKKIDQTVAYLIWKDPYMAAGRNTFIDDVLRKIGLTNVITETRYPESQLLQLVTLNPQLLFLSSEPYPFKEKHIEEIQSVLPSTKGDFGRWRNVFLVRQPFGESCSILF; encoded by the coding sequence ATGCAAAAGTCTTTTACAGATCATCTCGGCAATGCAATTACAATTAATTATCCTCCTAAAAGGATAATATCTATTGTACCCTCGCAAACCGAGCTGCTTTTTGATTTAGGTTTAGATGAAGAAGTGGTGGGCATTACCAAATTCTGCATACATCCGATAGAGAAATTTGCATCGAAAGCTAAAGTTGGTGGAACTAAAAAACTGCAAATCGAAAAAATTAGAGATTTAAAGCCAGACCTTATTATTGGCAATAAAGAAGAAAATAGCAAAGCTTATATTGAGCTATTGCAACAGGAGTTTCCGGTTTGGATGAGTGATATCTACAACCTGGAAGATGCCATGCAGACGATTACCGATATAGGTGCTTTGGTAGATCGACAACCAGAAGCCACCTACTTAAACCATTTAATTAATGCTGGTTTTAGAGATTTGCAAACTTTGGCAGTAGAGAAAAAGATTGATCAAACCGTAGCTTACTTAATTTGGAAAGACCCATATATGGCTGCTGGAAGAAATACCTTTATTGATGATGTTTTAAGAAAGATTGGATTAACAAATGTCATTACTGAAACTAGATATCCCGAAAGTCAGCTCTTGCAACTCGTAACACTTAACCCGCAACTCTTATTCCTGTCCTCAGAACCTTATCCTTTCAAAGAGAAGCACATCGAAGAAATTCAATCAGTTTTGCCGAGTACTAAGGGTGATTTTGGTAGATGGCGAAATGTTTTCTTGGTACGGCAGCCGTTTGGTGAAAGCTGTTCAATACTTTTTTGA